Proteins encoded in a region of the Cyanobium sp. AMD-g genome:
- a CDS encoding histone deacetylase gives MDAVIQGLERAGLLARCQLISPRPATDRELLRCHTPQYLQRVQEDILAGRDQLSTGDTAISTHSERTARLAAGGVLAAVESVMEGRVRQAFAVVRPPGHHASATRGMGFCLYNNVAIAARHLQAVYGLARILIVDWDVHHGNGTQDIFWRDPSVLFFSSHQHPFYPGSGTRREQGEGPGVGFTCNCPLPAGTTGHQLLAAWRQQLVPLAEAFSPEFVLISAGFDSRGGDPLGDFQLEDGDFVALTQLMLDIAATSAQGRLVSVLEGGYALEGLASASAAHVATLLGLGATAPDATRASPHG, from the coding sequence GTGGACGCCGTGATCCAGGGCTTGGAGCGCGCCGGACTGCTGGCCCGGTGTCAGCTGATCTCTCCGCGCCCGGCCACGGACCGGGAGCTGCTGCGCTGCCACACCCCGCAGTATCTGCAGCGGGTTCAAGAAGACATCCTGGCGGGCCGCGACCAACTCTCCACCGGCGACACGGCCATCAGCACCCACTCCGAGCGCACCGCCCGACTGGCCGCCGGCGGTGTGCTGGCGGCGGTGGAGTCCGTCATGGAGGGGAGAGTGCGCCAGGCCTTTGCGGTCGTCAGGCCTCCGGGGCACCACGCCAGCGCCACCCGTGGCATGGGTTTCTGCCTTTACAACAACGTTGCCATTGCCGCCCGCCATCTCCAGGCGGTGTATGGGCTGGCGCGGATCCTCATCGTCGACTGGGATGTGCACCATGGCAACGGCACCCAGGACATCTTCTGGCGTGATCCCTCGGTGCTGTTCTTCAGCAGCCATCAGCACCCGTTTTACCCGGGCTCTGGCACCCGGCGGGAGCAAGGCGAGGGGCCCGGCGTGGGCTTTACCTGCAACTGCCCCCTGCCGGCCGGCACGACGGGGCACCAGCTGCTGGCGGCCTGGCGCCAGCAGCTGGTGCCCCTGGCCGAGGCCTTCTCGCCGGAGTTCGTGCTGATCTCGGCGGGCTTCGACTCCAGGGGCGGCGATCCCCTGGGGGATTTCCAGCTGGAAGATGGCGATTTCGTCGCCCTGACCCAGCTGATGCTCGACATCGCCGCGACGTCGGCGCAAGGGCGGCTGGTGTCCGTCCTGGAGGGCGGCTATGCGCTTGAGGGTCTGGCGTCGGCCAGCGCTGCCCACGTGGCCACGCTGCTGGGGTTGGGAGCTACGGCCCCAGACGCCACCAGAGCCAGCCCTCACGGTTGA